From a region of the Phaseolus vulgaris cultivar G19833 chromosome 6, P. vulgaris v2.0, whole genome shotgun sequence genome:
- the LOC137831031 gene encoding stomatal closure-related actin-binding protein 1-like translates to MTRMTRDFGDTMQKDAVPAVSADVIFASLRFPNYKIGVNNQIMETKGDPKVLSMKEVVARETAQLLEQQKRMSVRDLASKFEKGLAAAAKLSEEARLREAASLEKHVLLKKLRDALQSLKGRVAGRNKEDVAEAIAMVEALAVQLTQREGELIQEKAEVKKLTNFLKQASEDAKKLVNEERAFARFEIENARAAVQRVEEALQEHERMSEASGKQDLDQLMKEVQEARRIKMLHQPSKVMDMEHELRALRAQLGEKSRLYLRLQKELSRTKKGEENVPHLYELEGAETLGSYLQIQPCSDNAPELSKCSIQWYRVATEGAKKELISGATKSVYAPEPFDVGRILQVDIISKGQEITLSTTGPIDPAAGLGTYVEALVRKHDTEFNVVVTQTGSDHPTESIHLLHVGKMRMKLCKGKTTITKEYYSSSMQLCGVRGGGNAAAQAVFWQPKQGLSFVLAFESERERNAAIMLARRFAFDCNIILAGPDHKAPLET, encoded by the exons ATGACGAGGATGACACGTGATTTTGGGGATACTATGCAGAAAGATGCAGTGCCTGCAGTGTCGGCGGATGTAATATTTGCTTCTCTTCGGTTTCCTAATTACAAAATAGGAGTTAATAATCAGATCATGGAGACAAAGGGTGATCCAAAAGTGCTATCTATGAAGGAGGTTGTAGCACGTGAGACTGCACAACTGTTGGAGCAGCAGAAACGAATGTCCGTTCGCGATCTTGCCAGTAAATTTGAGAAGGGTTTGGCAGCTGCTGCGAAGTTGTCTGAAGAG GCTAGACTCAGAGAAGCAGCTTCACTGGAAAAACATGTCCTTTTGAAGAAGCTTCGAGATGCACTGCAATCCTTAAAAGGGAGAGTGGCAGGAAGAAACAAGGAGGATGTAGCAGAAGCTATTGCTATG GTTGAAGCTCTAGCAGTTCAGTTGACTCAAAGGGAAGGGGAACTAATCCAAGAGAAGGCTGAGGTGAAGAAGCTAACAAATTTTCTTAAGCAG GCTTCTGAAGATGCTAAGAAACTTGTGAATGAGGAAAGAGCTTTTGCTCGTTTTGAAATAGAAAATGCCAGAGCAGCAGTTCAGAGAGTGGAGGAGGCACTTCAGGAGCACGAGAGAATGTCTGAAGCTTCAGGGAAGCAG GACCTGGATCAATTAATGAAGGAGGTTCAAGAGGCTCGGAGAATCAAAATGCTGCATCAGCCAAGCAAG GTTATGGATATGGAACATGAGCTTCGAGCATTAAGGGCTCAACTTGGCGAGAAGTCTAGACTTTATCTTCGTCTGCAGAAGGAG TTATCAAGGACAAAGAAAGGAGAGGAAAATGTTCCCCATTTATATGAATTAGAAGGAGCTGAAACGCTAGGTTCATATTTGCAAATTCAACCTTGCTCTGATAATGCCCCAGAACTTTCAAAGTGTTCCATTCAGTGGTACCGAGTAGCAACTGAAGGAGCCAAAAAGGAACTTATTTCAG GAGCTACCAAGTCAGTTTATGCCCCCGAACCTTTTGACGTCGGGCGCATATTGCAAGTTGATATTATTTCAAAAGGCCAGGAGATCACATTGTCAACCACTGGTCCAATTGATCCag CTGCTGGTTTGGGAACCTATGTTGAGGCACTTGTGCGAAAGCATGACACTGAATTTAAT GTCGTTGTAACTCAGACTGGCTCAGACCATCCAActgaatctattcatttacttCATGTTGGAAAGATGAGGATGAAACTCTGTAAAGGAAAGACAACAATTACCAAAGAATACTATTCTAGTTCAATGCAG cTTTGTGGAGTTCGAGGAGGGGGAAATGCTGCAGCGCAAGCAGTCTTTTGGCAACCGAAGCAAGGtctttcttttgttttagctttcgaGTCAGAGAGAGAACGGAATGCAGCCATCATGCTTGCCAGGAGGTTTGCATTTGACTGCAAT ATTATTCTTGCTGGACCTGATCACAAAGCTCCTTTAGAAACGTAA
- the LOC137833309 gene encoding uncharacterized protein encodes MNVVIPTNFMMLKISFTGTEDPEAHLRAFHTQMMISGGTNAMHCKLFMETFASTILDLFIGLPDGHITSFDQFLTFFREQFKVNRVPTPVPFDLFEVKQYQGEPLKDFLNQFGALVVKLHTKDEALMVHALRRGILSGPFNDSLIRNRAKTFGEIRRRAIAHWLIKPQESSHTQPMRVHEATEKRSPTRHAPDEPKQHKTKEKADLPFRHKFKMNYKELIAIPGVNEKLKFPPKTNKNLGPSKGTWCEFHKAFGHSVENCIALGYQLVELVRDGFLKEYLEECQEGLKDVTPAEDQENKACPEQVRSIGLDEADENEVALPRGRDNYYQVRQKATKRCYENSLKTKRGVCVVTTQPQAVEEATCVEIAGERRSEPASEAQKIEIGGKMFKLGKSLSQEMQN; translated from the exons ATGAATGTCGTGATACCAACGAACTTCATGATGCTTAAAATATCTTTCACAGGTACTGAAGATCCGGAGGCCCATCTCAGGGCTTTCCATACTCAAATGATGATTTCGGGAGGAACGAACGCCATGCATTGCAAACTGTTCATGGAAACGTTCGCGAGCACAATACTAGATTTGTTTATTGGTCTTCCGGATGGCCACATAACCTCATTTGATCAGTTCTTGACATTTTTTAGGGAACAGTTCAAAGTTAACCGAGTTCCAACCCCCGTCCCTTTCGACCTCTTCGaggtgaagcagtatcagggagagccCTTAAAGGATTTCCTGAACCAGTTTGGAGCGTTGGTGGTAAAGCTTCACACTAAGGACGAGGCTCTAATGGTCCACGCCCTCAGGCGGGGGATTCTGTCAGGGCCGTTCAACGATTCTTTGATAAGGAATCGAGCAAAGACGTTTGGCGAGATCCGACGACGAGCTATCGCTCATTGGCTAATCAAGCCCCAAGAGAGCAGTCATACCCAACCCATGAGGGTGCACGAAGCTACGGAGAAGAGGTCGCCAACTCGACACGCACCTGATGAGCCGAAACAACACAAGACGAAGGAAAAGGCCGACCTCCCTTTTCGACATAAGTTCAAAATGAATTACAAGGAGTTGATCGCCATCCCAGGTGTGAATGAGAAGTTGAAGTTTCCcccaaagactaataagaattTGGGGCCAAGTAAGGGcacctggtgcgagttccataaGGCCTTTGGGCACAGTGTGGAGAATTGCATAGCTCTTGGATACCAGTTGGTGGAACTGGTGAGGGATGGCTTCCTGAAAGAGTATCTGGAGGAATGTCAGGAAGGATTAAAGGATGTGACACCAGCAGAGGATCAGGAGAACAAG GCCTGCCCTGAACAAGTTAGGAGCATTGGTCTCGACGAGGCAGATGAAAATGAAGTTGCCCTCCCTCGGGGGAGGGATAATTACTATCAAGTTCGACAGAAGGCGACAAAGAGatgctatgagaatagtttGAAGACTAAAAGAGGGGTATGCGTGGTCACCACCCAGCCTCAAGCGGTGGAAGAAGCCACTTGTGTGGAGATCGCCGGGGAGAGGCGATCTGAGCCTGCAAGTGAGGCTCAAAAAAtagagatcggagggaaaatgTTTAAGCTTGGCAAGTCCCTAAGCCAAGAGATGCAAAACTAG